The Echinicola rosea genome has a segment encoding these proteins:
- a CDS encoding MFS transporter, which produces MVFITVVINYLDRSNISVAAFAIAEDLDITSVQMGYIFSAFAVTYSAMQIPGGIIVDYIKPRVLYPSILTLWSLATLVQGFLSSLGGFIASRAAIGVFESPSYPENNKIITKWFPENERATAIAIYTSGQFIGLAFLTPALVLIQDKLGWRGLFIISGIIGIVWAIVWFFFYKDPPEQAPNDTEKPATTENKSEENDITPINPSFKWDDLKEAFIHRKLWGVYIGQFCLGSLFIFFLTWFPTYLVKYRGLDFIESGFLASIPFLAAFAGVLISGFSSDFMVKKGFSNEFSRKAPIILGMVLSTGIIAANFTDNTAWVITFLAIAFFGNGLASISWVFISLLSPKNLIGLIGGVFNFIGGSSAALTPIIIGYLVEDGDFEPALYFIGSMATVGFLSYLFLVGKVERIKPKLSSSDLN; this is translated from the coding sequence ATGGTTTTCATTACCGTAGTGATCAACTACCTGGACAGAAGTAATATTTCTGTTGCTGCTTTTGCCATTGCTGAGGACCTCGACATTACGTCCGTTCAGATGGGCTATATTTTTTCTGCATTTGCGGTTACCTATTCGGCCATGCAGATCCCAGGTGGCATCATTGTCGATTATATAAAACCAAGAGTACTCTATCCTAGCATCCTTACCTTGTGGTCACTGGCTACATTGGTGCAGGGATTTTTGAGCTCTCTTGGTGGGTTTATAGCCAGCCGGGCAGCGATCGGGGTTTTTGAATCCCCTTCATATCCGGAAAACAATAAAATAATCACGAAATGGTTTCCTGAAAATGAAAGGGCCACCGCCATTGCCATCTACACATCAGGGCAATTTATTGGCCTTGCCTTTTTGACTCCAGCACTGGTACTAATACAGGATAAGCTCGGTTGGCGGGGCCTGTTTATCATATCAGGGATCATCGGTATAGTTTGGGCCATTGTGTGGTTTTTCTTTTATAAAGACCCTCCAGAACAAGCCCCAAATGATACAGAAAAACCAGCTACTACTGAGAACAAAAGTGAAGAAAACGACATCACCCCGATAAACCCCTCATTTAAGTGGGACGACCTTAAAGAAGCTTTTATCCACAGGAAATTATGGGGAGTATATATCGGTCAGTTTTGCTTGGGCTCCCTATTTATTTTCTTCCTTACATGGTTTCCCACTTACTTGGTAAAATACCGGGGCTTGGATTTCATAGAGTCCGGTTTTCTGGCTTCTATTCCGTTTTTGGCAGCTTTTGCAGGGGTGCTAATATCAGGATTTTCGTCAGACTTCATGGTTAAAAAGGGCTTTTCCAATGAGTTTTCCAGAAAAGCTCCCATTATTTTGGGAATGGTGCTTTCTACTGGAATTATTGCTGCCAATTTCACGGATAACACCGCTTGGGTCATCACGTTCTTGGCCATAGCATTTTTTGGAAATGGCCTGGCCTCTATTTCTTGGGTATTTATATCACTACTCTCTCCCAAAAACCTGATCGGGTTAATTGGGGGCGTATTCAACTTCATTGGTGGCTCATCTGCCGCATTGACTCCGATAATTATAGGCTACTTGGTAGAAGATGGAGATTTCGAACCTGCCCTCTATTTTATAGGTTCCATGGCAACTGTGGGCTTTTTAAGTTATTTATTTCTAGTAGGAAAAGTCGAGAGGATCAAACCGAAACTATCCTCTTCAGACTTGAACTAA
- a CDS encoding tyrosine-type recombinase/integrase, whose amino-acid sequence MKVHLRKRKISKGKVSLYLDFYPPIKNPKTLKKTRRESLKMYLIERPKNVLERQHNKETMMQAEAIQASRQLDVHAQRFEFLNSGLEEMDLLEFFKKMVRNKWTSDSTHANWQAAFKYFKLYTNGTCSNRDIDRAFCEDYKYYLNNCTSLKSRTRKLSTNSKASYYGKFMLVLEEAYKRDYLTENFRLKVDGLKQEESVREYLTLEELNKTPCEVPKLREASIFSALTGLRWSDLIDLTWSQFHFSQVTGYYINIRHAKTNRSQTLNISRQAIEIIKPLIIDPESRIFDGLKYSMWTNSKLSDWIMRAGITKKITFHCFRHTFATLQLSLGTDIYTASKLLNHRNVKTTQIYAKVVDERKREAVERIPDLGI is encoded by the coding sequence ATGAAAGTACATCTCAGAAAAAGGAAGATCAGTAAGGGCAAGGTAAGTCTATACCTGGACTTTTACCCGCCTATAAAAAACCCAAAAACGCTTAAAAAGACAAGGAGGGAATCCCTGAAAATGTATTTGATCGAAAGGCCAAAGAATGTTTTGGAAAGGCAACATAACAAGGAAACAATGATGCAGGCAGAAGCCATTCAGGCATCCCGTCAATTGGATGTGCATGCACAGCGTTTTGAATTCCTCAACAGTGGCCTGGAAGAAATGGACCTCTTGGAATTTTTTAAAAAGATGGTGCGAAATAAATGGACCAGTGACAGCACCCATGCAAACTGGCAAGCGGCCTTTAAATATTTCAAGCTTTATACCAACGGTACCTGTAGTAACAGGGACATTGACCGGGCATTCTGTGAGGATTATAAGTATTATCTGAACAACTGTACCAGCCTAAAAAGCAGGACCAGGAAATTGTCCACAAATAGTAAGGCATCCTATTATGGGAAATTTATGTTGGTTTTGGAAGAGGCGTACAAAAGGGATTACCTAACCGAAAACTTTCGATTAAAGGTAGATGGACTGAAACAGGAAGAATCGGTCAGGGAATATTTGACCCTTGAGGAACTCAACAAGACACCTTGTGAGGTTCCCAAACTTCGAGAGGCTTCCATTTTTTCAGCACTTACGGGACTTAGGTGGAGCGATCTAATTGATTTGACCTGGAGTCAGTTCCACTTTTCTCAGGTTACTGGTTATTATATTAACATCAGACATGCTAAAACCAATAGATCCCAAACATTGAATATATCAAGACAGGCCATCGAAATAATCAAGCCGTTGATCATTGACCCTGAGTCAAGGATCTTTGATGGACTGAAATATTCGATGTGGACCAATAGTAAACTATCGGACTGGATAATGAGGGCAGGCATCACAAAGAAAATTACCTTTCATTGTTTCAGACATACCTTTGCTACGCTGCAATTGTCCTTAGGTACGGATATCTATACGGCATCAAAATTACTTAACCACAGAAACGTCAAGACCACTCAAATTTATGCAAAGGTAGTCGATGAACGTAAACGTGAGGCTGTCGAGCGTATTCCTGACCTGGGAATATGA
- a CDS encoding mandelate racemase/muconate lactonizing enzyme family protein, translating into MKSVKIENIICYPVKIGSGNQLLAKIELTNGVYGWGASGLSTREQAVIGAINHYREFLVGKDPLRIEAAWQEMYRSQYFEGGRVLAAAISAIDLALYDIKGKLLQIPVFELLGGKQREHVECFASLRFKSRDELFEKADILLKVGWKVLRLAPAEYESSEDGRTFEPRESIGELSEWVSALRKKVGSNVVIGIDYHHRLSVPETASFIHKMPTGTLDFIEEPIRDESPQAYQSLRQLINVPFAIGEEFSSKWQFLPYIESNLTQFIRLDVCNVGGLTESKKVAAMAEAHYIDLMPHNPLGPICTAASIHLAASCTNFNWLEEINTQAEQMGTNDPRIYTQQPLLKKNRYEVPETVGLGVEVNEALLQEEEFRFLEVPHLKRKDGSFTNW; encoded by the coding sequence ATGAAAAGCGTGAAAATCGAGAATATCATTTGCTACCCAGTGAAAATTGGTAGTGGAAACCAACTTTTGGCAAAAATCGAATTGACCAATGGCGTGTATGGTTGGGGAGCCTCTGGCCTATCCACACGAGAGCAAGCTGTCATTGGAGCCATAAACCATTACAGGGAATTTCTTGTAGGGAAAGATCCTTTACGAATAGAGGCCGCATGGCAGGAGATGTACAGAAGCCAGTATTTTGAAGGTGGAAGGGTATTGGCCGCGGCTATCTCAGCAATCGACCTAGCGTTATACGATATCAAGGGGAAGCTTTTACAAATTCCGGTTTTCGAGCTTTTGGGAGGCAAGCAAAGAGAGCATGTGGAGTGTTTTGCGTCCTTGCGGTTTAAATCCCGTGACGAATTGTTTGAAAAAGCGGATATTTTATTGAAAGTTGGTTGGAAGGTGCTTCGGTTGGCACCAGCAGAGTATGAAAGTTCTGAGGATGGGCGGACTTTTGAGCCAAGGGAATCCATTGGCGAGCTATCGGAATGGGTGTCAGCGCTAAGGAAAAAAGTAGGCAGCAATGTGGTGATTGGTATTGATTACCACCATAGGTTGTCGGTACCTGAGACGGCATCATTCATCCATAAAATGCCAACCGGCACATTGGATTTTATTGAAGAGCCCATTAGGGATGAAAGCCCACAAGCCTATCAGTCACTTAGACAGTTGATCAATGTTCCTTTTGCCATAGGGGAGGAATTTAGCAGTAAATGGCAGTTTCTGCCCTATATCGAAAGCAATTTGACCCAGTTTATCAGGTTGGATGTGTGTAACGTCGGAGGGCTGACAGAGTCCAAAAAAGTGGCGGCCATGGCGGAGGCGCATTATATAGACCTAATGCCTCACAACCCCCTAGGGCCGATTTGTACAGCCGCTTCTATTCACTTGGCGGCCTCGTGTACCAATTTTAATTGGCTGGAAGAAATCAATACCCAGGCTGAACAAATGGGGACCAATGATCCAAGGATTTATACACAACAACCATTATTAAAGAAAAACCGGTATGAGGTTCCCGAGACCGTCGGTTTAGGGGTGGAAGTAAATGAAGCATTGCTGCAGGAGGAAGAGTTTCGTTTTTTGGAAGTGCCTCATTTAAAACGAAAGGACGGAAGTTTTACCAATTGGTAA
- a CDS encoding helix-turn-helix domain-containing protein: protein MEFNLQSFKEMARQLDALNRKIDQLVDQTHSEYGSEVMSIDEAAKFLKLTKSTLYKKTSLNEIPFCKTGKVIVFFKKDLVEWLKDHRVKALGSFILQK, encoded by the coding sequence ATGGAATTCAACCTACAATCCTTTAAAGAAATGGCCAGGCAACTGGATGCCTTGAATAGAAAGATAGACCAGCTAGTGGATCAAACGCATTCTGAATATGGCAGCGAGGTCATGTCGATTGATGAGGCAGCCAAGTTTTTAAAGCTTACCAAATCGACCCTTTACAAAAAGACATCATTGAATGAAATTCCCTTTTGCAAAACAGGAAAAGTCATCGTCTTTTTCAAGAAAGATTTGGTAGAGTGGTTAAAAGACCATCGTGTCAAAGCATTGGGTAGTTTCATCCTCCAAAAATAA
- a CDS encoding bifunctional 4-hydroxy-2-oxoglutarate aldolase/2-dehydro-3-deoxy-phosphogluconate aldolase yields MEKEFSEENFKRSPIIGILRGYTLDDTLRIAEVFQKSGLTTLEITLNTPNALEIISKTKQHFGSGLNIGAGTVCNVDDVNNAHQAGAQFMVAPITDKEVIAHCSSINIPIFPGALTPTEIYQAWAGGARMVKLFPGGTFSPSFIKDVLAPLDQIEIMPTGGVTYENMEEFYQAGAKAFGMGNNLFHPDLIKRKEWQLLLDHFVKHKKLIENLQNQF; encoded by the coding sequence ATGGAAAAAGAGTTTTCAGAAGAGAATTTCAAACGTTCGCCCATTATAGGAATATTAAGAGGGTATACCTTGGATGACACCCTTCGGATAGCAGAAGTATTTCAAAAATCCGGTTTGACCACATTAGAAATCACCTTAAATACGCCCAATGCACTGGAAATCATATCCAAGACCAAACAGCATTTTGGTTCTGGATTAAACATTGGTGCAGGCACGGTCTGCAATGTCGATGACGTGAACAATGCCCATCAGGCCGGTGCTCAGTTTATGGTCGCCCCGATCACGGATAAGGAAGTTATTGCCCATTGTTCATCTATCAACATCCCTATATTCCCAGGGGCACTGACTCCTACTGAAATCTACCAAGCATGGGCTGGTGGCGCCCGGATGGTCAAGCTTTTTCCCGGAGGGACCTTCTCCCCCAGCTTCATCAAGGATGTCTTGGCCCCACTTGACCAAATCGAAATAATGCCCACTGGTGGAGTGACCTATGAAAACATGGAGGAGTTTTACCAAGCCGGCGCCAAGGCTTTCGGAATGGGAAACAACCTTTTTCATCCCGACCTTATCAAAAGGAAAGAATGGCAGCTCCTTCTCGACCATTTCGTCAAACACAAAAAATTAATAGAAAATCTACAAAATCAATTTTAA
- a CDS encoding helix-turn-helix domain-containing protein — protein MNLSNEAKLEIAEKILRSETFKNAPTSTALLRYLVQAELKDQVLKESIIDVEFFGGDPGSEKINPRVRVNIFNLRKKLADYYKTEGAGDQFIILLEKGQYQLKYQSGPKANNAKKSWKPSLHQGLLLLLSLTICGLLFFFLSNTKPKVWKGFINNGHATNLYIGDAFGYSGKTISGLNGWTRDFDINSLDDYYKMLEDKPQLKQLTSPTDYNYSTRMAENATHDLARFFTLLNTDFVIKYATHASFVDIKKENTIYIGRLKDQKNFLYLFNEGNRDFQIIDNQIHFSGNGNFSDTTFMTNIGYKENDLALVSRMPGPNDTEQFFFFSNHDIGVMATVEYFTNLDSLESFTQKHLMDNTYFTAIFKAKGKERTNLSLEEILVVPF, from the coding sequence ATGAACCTTTCAAATGAGGCTAAACTTGAGATAGCCGAAAAGATCCTTAGGAGCGAAACATTCAAAAATGCTCCAACAAGTACCGCACTTTTGCGTTACCTTGTTCAGGCTGAACTAAAAGACCAGGTACTAAAGGAAAGTATCATTGACGTAGAATTTTTTGGAGGAGATCCCGGAAGCGAAAAAATCAATCCTCGTGTCAGGGTAAACATCTTCAACTTAAGAAAAAAACTGGCTGATTATTATAAAACGGAAGGCGCTGGTGATCAATTCATCATCTTACTGGAGAAAGGCCAATATCAACTAAAATACCAATCGGGGCCAAAGGCAAATAATGCTAAAAAAAGCTGGAAGCCATCATTGCACCAGGGTTTACTGCTGCTTTTGTCCTTAACTATTTGTGGCTTGCTTTTTTTCTTTTTGTCCAATACCAAACCAAAAGTGTGGAAAGGCTTTATTAACAATGGCCATGCTACCAATTTATATATCGGTGATGCCTTTGGCTACAGCGGGAAGACCATTTCCGGCCTTAACGGTTGGACGAGGGATTTCGACATTAACAGCTTGGATGATTACTATAAGATGCTGGAAGACAAGCCACAGTTAAAGCAATTGACCTCTCCTACAGACTACAATTACTCCACGCGAATGGCCGAAAATGCCACTCATGATTTGGCCAGGTTTTTTACTTTATTGAATACTGATTTTGTCATAAAATACGCCACCCATGCCTCATTTGTGGATATAAAAAAAGAAAACACCATATATATTGGTAGGTTAAAAGATCAAAAGAACTTTCTCTACCTATTCAATGAAGGGAATCGGGACTTCCAGATAATAGACAACCAAATTCATTTCTCAGGAAACGGCAACTTTTCGGACACTACCTTCATGACCAATATCGGCTATAAAGAAAATGACCTGGCACTGGTCTCCCGAATGCCCGGCCCAAATGACACTGAACAGTTCTTCTTTTTCTCCAATCACGATATTGGTGTAATGGCCACCGTGGAATATTTCACCAACCTTGACTCCTTGGAGTCCTTTACCCAAAAACACCTAATGGACAACACATATTTCACCGCAATATTCAAGGCCAAAGGCAAAGAAAGGACTAACTTAAGCTTAGAGGAAATTTTGGTGGTGCCTTTTTAA
- a CDS encoding helix-turn-helix transcriptional regulator, producing MSSKIRIQRICYQCGREFTAKTTVTKYCGDICAKKAYKKRKKDEKIQQSNIEAIKQSQLPIKKLEEKSFLSINDTCKLLGISRMSLYRLIKSGVVPAKKLGRRTIIYRKNLDLIFNNNCNESTSQKKEDQ from the coding sequence ATGAGCTCGAAAATTAGAATTCAACGAATATGCTACCAGTGTGGAAGAGAGTTTACTGCCAAGACTACAGTTACCAAGTATTGTGGAGATATATGTGCAAAAAAGGCCTATAAAAAACGGAAAAAGGATGAAAAGATCCAACAATCCAATATTGAAGCTATAAAACAATCTCAGCTGCCAATAAAGAAGCTTGAAGAGAAGAGTTTTCTTAGTATAAATGATACTTGTAAACTTCTTGGAATCAGTAGAATGTCGCTTTATAGATTGATAAAGTCAGGTGTGGTCCCAGCCAAAAAGCTGGGTAGAAGAACCATTATTTACAGGAAAAATCTGGACTTAATTTTCAATAATAATTGCAATGAAAGTACATCTCAGAAAAAGGAAGATCAGTAA
- a CDS encoding glycoside hydrolase family 2 TIM barrel-domain containing protein: MYKIGLKLILIGLLVTIGYEGYGQGSSGAITERQYLSGTGKDDLVEWDFFCSEGRNSGKWTRIGVPSCWEQQGFGAYNYGQDPMDERAKEYGLYKHTFSVPKDWKEKEVKIVFEGVMTDAEVRINGELAGEIHQGAFYEFSYAITDLLKPGGQENLLEVRVDKVSSNESINYAERKADFWVFGGVFRPVYLEALPGEHIDRVAIDAGANGEIRADLYLNAPNASDVNAHLYSMKGDLVQKLNDIELKKSSGIWSIHAQADDIKTWNPEQPNLYWLALAIEDQNGDVLHEIKERIGFRTVEVLEGDGIYVNGQRIKFKGVNRHSFYPTSGRTTSKELSIEHVQMMKDMNMNAVRMSHYPPDVHFLDVCDSLGLFVIDEVCTWHSPHLDTEVGEKIVNETVVRDVNHPSILLWANGNESGWNTELDDDYAIWDIQKREVIHPWNIFNKTNTLHYFPYHALANDGYAKEKILFPTEFLHGLYDGGHGAGLEDYWELMWDLPQSAGGFLWDFADEAVVRTDKNGKLDTDGNHAADGIVGPYGEKEASYYTIKEIWSPIYIEERNIREGFNGVFRVENRHHFTNLAECTLKAKWMRFGMVGSNEPSKVLFEESVTFPDMAPGEKGKLSVDRPDGWQEADALHLTAFDPEGKEIYTWSYPVQSPAEYHQHRLDYGTEGKLTSTASGKLIKVSTNEIDYSFSKENGLLVEVMKKGKLIPLKNGPILFDHDDKVDTLMVEATEDKVEITVRFEERDKTPEWTTHVELSSDIVRWTVYPNGLLDLWVEMKGEKRVKGFKGFTFSFPEKDVEGMKWLGDGPYRVWRNRMKGTRFQVWENDYNNTVTGETAYDYPEFKGFYSSLYWLEVIGRDNNGFTVYSHSPHLFMRMLTPEAPSEDQHGRVTVKFPEGDISFLKNIPAIGTKFQHSDTMGPHGNTENYFGNDDEPIVTGLTFKF; the protein is encoded by the coding sequence ATGTATAAAATAGGTTTAAAATTAATTTTGATCGGTTTACTGGTGACCATAGGCTATGAAGGATATGGGCAGGGCAGTAGTGGGGCAATTACCGAAAGGCAGTACTTGTCGGGGACAGGAAAAGACGATTTGGTGGAGTGGGACTTTTTTTGTTCGGAAGGAAGAAATAGCGGTAAGTGGACGAGGATAGGGGTTCCGTCGTGTTGGGAACAACAAGGTTTTGGCGCATATAACTATGGACAAGATCCTATGGACGAACGAGCCAAGGAGTATGGCCTTTACAAGCATACCTTTTCTGTGCCCAAGGATTGGAAAGAGAAGGAGGTGAAAATCGTCTTTGAGGGAGTCATGACCGATGCCGAGGTAAGGATTAATGGGGAGCTGGCTGGAGAGATACATCAAGGGGCATTCTATGAGTTCAGCTATGCGATCACGGACTTGTTGAAGCCTGGTGGCCAAGAGAACCTTTTGGAAGTAAGGGTGGATAAAGTATCTTCCAATGAAAGTATTAACTATGCAGAGCGCAAGGCTGATTTTTGGGTTTTTGGAGGGGTTTTTCGCCCGGTTTACCTAGAGGCACTTCCAGGAGAACACATTGACCGTGTGGCCATCGATGCTGGGGCCAATGGTGAGATTAGGGCCGATTTGTACCTGAATGCTCCAAATGCGTCTGATGTGAATGCGCACTTGTATAGTATGAAAGGAGACTTGGTGCAGAAGCTGAACGACATAGAGCTAAAGAAATCTTCCGGAATATGGTCGATCCATGCCCAAGCCGATGACATCAAAACGTGGAATCCTGAGCAACCCAATCTATACTGGTTGGCTTTGGCTATTGAAGATCAAAATGGGGATGTCCTACATGAAATCAAGGAGCGGATCGGATTCCGTACAGTAGAAGTGCTGGAAGGCGACGGGATATACGTCAATGGGCAACGAATTAAATTTAAAGGCGTAAATCGCCATTCATTTTATCCCACATCCGGCCGGACCACGTCCAAGGAACTAAGCATTGAGCATGTGCAGATGATGAAAGACATGAACATGAATGCGGTCAGGATGTCCCATTATCCTCCTGACGTACATTTTCTAGATGTTTGCGATTCATTGGGATTATTTGTGATCGATGAGGTATGTACCTGGCATAGCCCTCACTTGGATACGGAAGTAGGAGAGAAGATCGTAAATGAGACCGTGGTCAGGGATGTGAACCACCCATCCATTTTGTTATGGGCCAATGGCAATGAAAGCGGATGGAATACAGAGCTGGATGATGACTATGCCATTTGGGATATCCAAAAGCGGGAAGTCATTCATCCTTGGAATATTTTCAATAAAACCAATACCCTACATTATTTCCCATACCATGCCCTTGCCAATGACGGGTATGCCAAAGAAAAGATATTGTTTCCCACGGAGTTTTTGCATGGATTATATGATGGAGGTCATGGGGCAGGGTTGGAAGATTACTGGGAACTGATGTGGGACTTACCGCAGTCCGCTGGAGGCTTTTTATGGGATTTTGCCGATGAGGCAGTGGTCAGGACTGATAAAAATGGCAAACTGGACACAGATGGAAATCATGCCGCCGACGGTATCGTAGGACCTTATGGGGAAAAAGAAGCAAGCTATTATACCATAAAAGAAATATGGTCACCCATTTATATTGAAGAGCGGAACATCCGAGAGGGGTTTAATGGTGTTTTTCGTGTGGAAAACAGGCACCATTTTACCAACCTGGCAGAATGTACATTGAAGGCCAAATGGATGCGATTTGGAATGGTAGGTTCAAACGAACCAAGTAAGGTGTTGTTTGAGGAATCCGTTACATTTCCTGATATGGCTCCAGGTGAAAAAGGAAAGCTATCCGTTGACAGGCCTGATGGATGGCAAGAGGCCGATGCGTTACATTTAACAGCTTTTGACCCAGAGGGAAAAGAAATTTACACTTGGTCCTATCCTGTACAGTCTCCCGCCGAATACCACCAACACCGGCTGGACTATGGGACAGAAGGGAAGTTGACCTCCACTGCATCAGGGAAGTTAATTAAGGTCAGTACCAATGAAATAGATTACAGCTTTTCCAAAGAAAACGGGCTCTTGGTAGAAGTGATGAAAAAAGGTAAGCTAATTCCATTAAAAAATGGCCCTATACTATTTGATCATGATGATAAAGTGGATACCCTAATGGTAGAGGCCACAGAAGATAAGGTGGAGATTACGGTTCGTTTCGAGGAGCGGGACAAAACCCCAGAATGGACCACCCATGTGGAGTTAAGTTCGGACATAGTCAGGTGGACCGTGTATCCAAACGGATTACTCGATTTGTGGGTAGAAATGAAGGGTGAGAAAAGGGTGAAAGGCTTTAAGGGCTTTACTTTTTCCTTTCCCGAAAAAGACGTTGAAGGCATGAAGTGGTTGGGAGATGGTCCTTATCGAGTATGGCGAAATCGGATGAAGGGCACAAGGTTTCAGGTTTGGGAAAATGACTATAACAATACCGTTACCGGAGAGACAGCGTATGATTACCCCGAGTTCAAAGGCTTTTATTCCAGTCTGTATTGGTTAGAGGTGATTGGTAGAGACAATAATGGTTTTACTGTTTATAGCCATTCTCCGCACCTTTTTATGAGGATGTTGACCCCAGAAGCTCCCAGTGAAGACCAACATGGTAGGGTTACCGTGAAATTTCCGGAAGGAGATATTTCATTTCTCAAGAACATCCCCGCCATAGGAACCAAATTCCAACATTCGGACACCATGGGGCCTCACGGGAATACGGAGAATTATTTTGGTAATGATGATGAGCCAATAGTTACTGGACTCACATTTAAATTTTAA
- a CDS encoding ThuA domain-containing protein: MKYTLCLVLLILAHVSSAFQVPGKINVLIVDGQNNHQAWPKTTVMMKTYLENTGLFLVDVARTKYLWKGESQAAYLDHVDVVSGEHLDEPKADPNFAPRFSDYDVVISNFGWKAAPWPEETQQAFEEYVQNGGGFVSVHAADNSFPGWDAYNEMTGIGGWGGRNEQWGPYVYFNEEGERIEDHSPGAAGRHGKRHSFQITLREEHAITKDLPRQWLGAPDECYAHMRGPAKNMIVLATGEDLTREGGEGRHEPVLMALSYGDGRVFHTTLGHDQRSMEGVGFITTLLRGTEWAATGEVTQQVPVDFPTHDKVSSRPFSE, encoded by the coding sequence ATGAAATATACCCTTTGTCTTGTTTTATTGATATTGGCCCATGTGTCAAGTGCTTTTCAAGTACCAGGTAAAATCAACGTGTTGATCGTAGATGGTCAAAATAACCATCAGGCTTGGCCTAAGACCACTGTAATGATGAAAACCTATCTGGAGAATACCGGGTTGTTTTTGGTAGATGTAGCCCGTACAAAATATTTGTGGAAAGGGGAATCACAAGCCGCTTATTTGGATCATGTGGATGTGGTTTCGGGTGAGCACCTTGATGAGCCGAAAGCTGATCCCAATTTTGCTCCCCGCTTTTCAGATTATGATGTGGTCATCTCTAATTTTGGTTGGAAAGCAGCCCCTTGGCCAGAGGAAACCCAGCAAGCCTTTGAAGAATACGTGCAGAATGGGGGAGGTTTTGTGTCTGTTCATGCAGCTGATAATAGTTTCCCCGGATGGGATGCCTATAATGAAATGACTGGAATTGGTGGCTGGGGCGGCAGGAACGAACAATGGGGCCCATATGTGTACTTTAACGAAGAGGGTGAACGGATAGAGGATCATTCCCCTGGCGCAGCAGGTCGCCATGGAAAACGCCACTCTTTCCAGATAACCCTCAGAGAGGAGCATGCGATCACTAAAGACCTACCCCGTCAATGGCTCGGGGCGCCCGACGAGTGCTATGCCCATATGCGTGGACCTGCCAAAAACATGATCGTGCTTGCCACGGGTGAAGACCTGACACGTGAAGGAGGAGAAGGCCGTCATGAGCCAGTGCTAATGGCCCTTTCTTACGGAGATGGCAGGGTTTTTCACACCACCTTGGGACACGACCAAAGGTCAATGGAGGGGGTAGGTTTTATCACTACGCTTCTACGTGGCACCGAGTGGGCGGCCACAGGTGAAGTTACCCAGCAAGTACCTGTAGATTTTCCGACTCATGATAAGGTTTCGAGTCGCCCGTTTAGTGAATAA